The Siniperca chuatsi isolate FFG_IHB_CAS linkage group LG7, ASM2008510v1, whole genome shotgun sequence genome includes a window with the following:
- the stim1a gene encoding stromal interaction molecule 1a isoform X9, with translation MTASPAMDFNILVTLWIFCLCLVGESWTEKPSSPTPDSQIVENGVSDFCRIDEPLCKDENAILSYEAIRSIHKQMDDDANGNVDVAETDGFLREDLNYHDPKAKHNSFHGDDQFISVEDLWNAWKGSEVYNWTVDQVVEWLITYVELPQYVDAFRKMSFNGSAMPRFAIKNTTLALSILKILDRSHVQKLQLKSLDTVLFGAPLMNRHNHLKDFMLVVSIVIGMGGCWFAYIQNRYSKDHMKKMMKDLEGLQRAEQSLHDLQQKLQIAQEEHRTVEVEKVNLEQKLRDEINAAKQEAQRLRELREGTENELSRQKYAEEELEQVRMALKKAEKELESRSSWSPPNSLQKWLQLTHEVEVQYYNIKKQNAERQLLVAKEGAEKIKKKRNTLFGTFHVAHSSSLDDVDHKILAAKQALGEVTAALRERLHRWQQIEILTGFNIVNNPGLPSLASALNLDPSLTGGRATPQHFIMSDDMDDLDEDIVPGTLQYGTRLLERRASDLWSVGSDCQPMWKYPAPSMMSLRQRHIDPQLAMGSQSW, from the exons ATGACAG CATCACCAGCCATGGATTTCAACATATTGGTGACCTTGTGGATATTTTGCTTGTGTCTCGTTGGAGAAAGTTGGACTGAAAAACCAAGTTCACCTACACCGGACAGTCAAATTGTTGAAAATGGGGTGTCAG ATTTTTGTCGCATCGATGAGCCACTATGCAAGGATGAGAACGCCATTCTCAGCTATGAGGCTATCCGTAGTATCCACAAGCAGATGGATGATGACGCAAATGGCAATGTAGACGTGGCAGAGACAGACGGC TTCCTCAGAGAAGATCTAAATTACCATGACCCCAAAGCCAAGCATAACAGCTTCCATGGGGATGACCAGTTCATCAGTGTGGAGGACTTATGGAATGCATGGAAGGGCTCTGAAG TGTATAATTGGACAGTGGATCAGGTGGTGGAATGGCTCATCACCTATGTGGAACTGCCACAATATGTGGATGCATTTCGCAAGATGAGTTTTAATGGAAGTGCCATGCCAAG GTTCGCCATAAAGAACACAACTCTGGCACTCTCTATTCTGAAGATTCTGGATCGCAGCCATGTGCAAAAGTTGCAGCTCAAATCTTTGGACACTGTACTGTTTGGAGCACCCCTGA TGAATAGACATAACCACTTGAAGGACTTCATGCTGGTGGTGTCAATAGTTATAGGCATGGGTGGCTGCTGGTTTGCCTACATCCAGAACCGCTACTCTAAGGACCACatgaagaagatgatgaaaGATCTGGAGGGCCTGCAGAGAGCTGAACAGAGTCTGCATGACCTACAACAGAA GCTGCAGATCGCCCAGGAGGAGCACCGTACAGTAGAAGTGGAGAAGGTGAATCTGGAGCAGAAGCTGAGGGATGAGATCAACGCAGCCAAGCAGGAGGCCCAACGACTGAGAGAGCTGCGTGAGGGCACAGAGAATGAACTGAGTCGCCAAAAGTACGCTGAAGAAGAGCTAGAACAG GTGCGCATGGCGTTGAAGAAAGCAGAGAAGGAGTTGGAGTCACGTAGTAGCTGGTCACCACcaaactctctccagaagtGGCTGCAGCTCACCCACGAGGTGGAAGTGCAGTACTACAACATCAAAAAGCAAAATGCGGAACGGCAGCTCCTGGTGGCCAAAGAAGGG GCagagaagataaagaaaaaaaggaacacTCTCTTCGGGACTTTCCATGTGGCTCACAGCTCCTCCCTGGATGATGTGGACCACAAAATACTGGCAGCAAA GCAAGCCCTGGGTGAGGTGACTGCTGCTCTGCGGGAGAGGCTTCATCGCTGGCAGCAGATAGAGATCCTCACAGGTTTTAACATCGTCAACAACCCAGGCCTtccttctctggcctcagcccTCAACCTTGATCCCAGCTTGACGGGCGGCAGAGCTACACCTCAGCATTTCATCATGTCTGATGACATGGACGACTTGGACGAGGATATCGTGCCTGGAACTCTGCAAT ATGGCACCCGACTGTTGGAACGGCGAGCCAGTGACCTGTGGTCTGTTGGTTCAGACTGTCAGCCCATGTGGAAATATCCTG CTCCCAGTATGATGTCCCTGCGCCAACGGCACATTGACCCCCAGCTGGCCATGGGCTCCCAGAG CTGGTGA
- the stim1a gene encoding stromal interaction molecule 1a isoform X2, with product MDFNILVTLWIFCLCLVGESWTEKPSSPTPDSQIVENGVSDFCRIDEPLCKDENAILSYEAIRSIHKQMDDDANGNVDVAETDGFLREDLNYHDPKAKHNSFHGDDQFISVEDLWNAWKGSEVYNWTVDQVVEWLITYVELPQYVDAFRKMSFNGSAMPRFAIKNTTLALSILKILDRSHVQKLQLKSLDTVLFGAPLMNRHNHLKDFMLVVSIVIGMGGCWFAYIQNRYSKDHMKKMMKDLEGLQRAEQSLHDLQQKLQIAQEEHRTVEVEKVNLEQKLRDEINAAKQEAQRLRELREGTENELSRQKYAEEELEQVRMALKKAEKELESRSSWSPPNSLQKWLQLTHEVEVQYYNIKKQNAERQLLVAKEGAEKIKKKRNTLFGTFHVAHSSSLDDVDHKILAAKQALGEVTAALRERLHRWQQIEILTGFNIVNNPGLPSLASALNLDPSLTGGRATPQHFIMSDDMDDLDEDIVPGTLQYGTRLLERRASDLWSVGSDCQPMWKYPAPSMMSLRQRHIDPQLAMGSQRLVESCLLAGQQGEGTPYPPRSRAALRQSRSQSFGQLECLPLPPLSSAVSHPAIICSSNLNPQSLSSLSPSSSCLPSSVGGAPHSSHIYHASFQPMDPIPDFTFSDVSKAHSSCSNSFGDLNRSDSDSSLSLSQAGDRLSAYSSKGHLIKPTALIHGLSSRPDDTVSLHAHTPNGGNRIHEVSTAEPVLDSPILMKEVYGMEQSPSLGEINSLSESSRSLSPNSTEPETPSPTGGQPGATGAKGSTRIPQLSSKKSPLEEDSGSTGEDTDSTASRKKHTFKIFKKQRK from the exons ATGGATTTCAACATATTGGTGACCTTGTGGATATTTTGCTTGTGTCTCGTTGGAGAAAGTTGGACTGAAAAACCAAGTTCACCTACACCGGACAGTCAAATTGTTGAAAATGGGGTGTCAG ATTTTTGTCGCATCGATGAGCCACTATGCAAGGATGAGAACGCCATTCTCAGCTATGAGGCTATCCGTAGTATCCACAAGCAGATGGATGATGACGCAAATGGCAATGTAGACGTGGCAGAGACAGACGGC TTCCTCAGAGAAGATCTAAATTACCATGACCCCAAAGCCAAGCATAACAGCTTCCATGGGGATGACCAGTTCATCAGTGTGGAGGACTTATGGAATGCATGGAAGGGCTCTGAAG TGTATAATTGGACAGTGGATCAGGTGGTGGAATGGCTCATCACCTATGTGGAACTGCCACAATATGTGGATGCATTTCGCAAGATGAGTTTTAATGGAAGTGCCATGCCAAG GTTCGCCATAAAGAACACAACTCTGGCACTCTCTATTCTGAAGATTCTGGATCGCAGCCATGTGCAAAAGTTGCAGCTCAAATCTTTGGACACTGTACTGTTTGGAGCACCCCTGA TGAATAGACATAACCACTTGAAGGACTTCATGCTGGTGGTGTCAATAGTTATAGGCATGGGTGGCTGCTGGTTTGCCTACATCCAGAACCGCTACTCTAAGGACCACatgaagaagatgatgaaaGATCTGGAGGGCCTGCAGAGAGCTGAACAGAGTCTGCATGACCTACAACAGAA GCTGCAGATCGCCCAGGAGGAGCACCGTACAGTAGAAGTGGAGAAGGTGAATCTGGAGCAGAAGCTGAGGGATGAGATCAACGCAGCCAAGCAGGAGGCCCAACGACTGAGAGAGCTGCGTGAGGGCACAGAGAATGAACTGAGTCGCCAAAAGTACGCTGAAGAAGAGCTAGAACAG GTGCGCATGGCGTTGAAGAAAGCAGAGAAGGAGTTGGAGTCACGTAGTAGCTGGTCACCACcaaactctctccagaagtGGCTGCAGCTCACCCACGAGGTGGAAGTGCAGTACTACAACATCAAAAAGCAAAATGCGGAACGGCAGCTCCTGGTGGCCAAAGAAGGG GCagagaagataaagaaaaaaaggaacacTCTCTTCGGGACTTTCCATGTGGCTCACAGCTCCTCCCTGGATGATGTGGACCACAAAATACTGGCAGCAAA GCAAGCCCTGGGTGAGGTGACTGCTGCTCTGCGGGAGAGGCTTCATCGCTGGCAGCAGATAGAGATCCTCACAGGTTTTAACATCGTCAACAACCCAGGCCTtccttctctggcctcagcccTCAACCTTGATCCCAGCTTGACGGGCGGCAGAGCTACACCTCAGCATTTCATCATGTCTGATGACATGGACGACTTGGACGAGGATATCGTGCCTGGAACTCTGCAAT ATGGCACCCGACTGTTGGAACGGCGAGCCAGTGACCTGTGGTCTGTTGGTTCAGACTGTCAGCCCATGTGGAAATATCCTG CTCCCAGTATGATGTCCCTGCGCCAACGGCACATTGACCCCCAGCTGGCCATGGGCTCCCAGAGGTTGGTAGAGAGTTGCCTGTTGGCGGGGCAGCAGGGAGAGGGAACCCCATACCCACCCAGGTCTAGGGCTGCCCTCAGACAGTCACGCAGCCAGTCGTTTGGTCAGCTCGAGTGTCTCCCTCTGCCCCCTCTTTCCTCGGCTGTGTCTCATCCCGCCATCATCTGTTCTTCCAACCTAAACCCTCAGTCCCTGTCTTCCTtgtccccctcttcctcctgcttaCCCAGCTCTGTGGGTGGTGCCCCTCATTCCTCCCATATATATCATGCTTCTTTCCAGCCCATGGACCCCATTCCTGATTTCACCTTCTCGGATGTCTCCAAAGCACACTCTTCGTGCAGCAACAGCTTTGG ggACCTAAATcgctctgactctgactcctcCCTGTCCCTCTCCCAAGCTGGTGATCGGCTATCTGCCTACAGCTCCAAAGGCCACCTAATCAAGCCCACCGCACTCATTCACGGTCTGTCCAGCCGTCCAGATGACACCGTCTCACTGCATGCTCACACCCCCAACGGAGGGAACCGCATTCATGAGGTCAGTACAGCAGAGCCTGTCCTTGACAGCCCCATACTCATGAAGGAGGTGTACGGCATGGAGCAGTCGCCCAGCCTGGGAGAGATCAACAGTCTGTCAGAGTCGTCCCGCTCCCTCAGCCCCAACTCCACTGAACCTGAAACGCCGTCACCTACAGGAGGGCAACCAGGGGCCACGGGGGCAAAGGGCAGCACCCGCATCCCACAGCTGTCCTCCAAGAAAAGCCCGCTGGAGGAGGACAGTGGCTCTACAGGAGAAGACACAGATTCCACTGCCAGCCGCAAGAAACACACCTTCAAGATCTTCAAGAAACAGAGGAAATAA
- the stim1a gene encoding stromal interaction molecule 1a isoform X5 — translation MTASPAMDFNILVTLWIFCLCLVGESWTEKPSSPTPDSQIVENGVSDFCRIDEPLCKDENAILSYEAIRSIHKQMDDDANGNVDVAETDGFLREDLNYHDPKAKHNSFHGDDQFISVEDLWNAWKGSEVYNWTVDQVVEWLITYVELPQYVDAFRKMSFNGSAMPRFAIKNTTLALSILKILDRSHVQKLQLKSLDTVLFGAPLMNRHNHLKDFMLVVSIVIGMGGCWFAYIQNRYSKDHMKKMMKDLEGLQRAEQSLHDLQQKLQIAQEEHRTVEVEKVNLEQKLRDEINAAKQEAQRLRELREGTENELSRQKYAEEELEQVRMALKKAEKELESRSSWSPPNSLQKWLQLTHEVEVQYYNIKKQNAERQLLVAKEGAEKIKKKRNTLFGTFHVAHSSSLDDVDHKILAAKQALGEVTAALRERLHRWQQIEILTGFNIVNNPGLPSLASALNLDPSLTGGRATPQHFIMSDDMDDLDEDIVPGTLQYGTRLLERRASDLWSVGSDCQPMWKYPAPSMMSLRQRHIDPQLAMGSQRDLNRSDSDSSLSLSQAGDRLSAYSSKGHLIKPTALIHGLSSRPDDTVSLHAHTPNGGNRIHEVSTAEPVLDSPILMKEVYGMEQSPSLGEINSLSESSRSLSPNSTEPETPSPTGGQPGATGAKGSTRIPQLSSKKSPLEEDSGSTGEDTDSTASRKKHTFKIFKKQRK, via the exons ATGACAG CATCACCAGCCATGGATTTCAACATATTGGTGACCTTGTGGATATTTTGCTTGTGTCTCGTTGGAGAAAGTTGGACTGAAAAACCAAGTTCACCTACACCGGACAGTCAAATTGTTGAAAATGGGGTGTCAG ATTTTTGTCGCATCGATGAGCCACTATGCAAGGATGAGAACGCCATTCTCAGCTATGAGGCTATCCGTAGTATCCACAAGCAGATGGATGATGACGCAAATGGCAATGTAGACGTGGCAGAGACAGACGGC TTCCTCAGAGAAGATCTAAATTACCATGACCCCAAAGCCAAGCATAACAGCTTCCATGGGGATGACCAGTTCATCAGTGTGGAGGACTTATGGAATGCATGGAAGGGCTCTGAAG TGTATAATTGGACAGTGGATCAGGTGGTGGAATGGCTCATCACCTATGTGGAACTGCCACAATATGTGGATGCATTTCGCAAGATGAGTTTTAATGGAAGTGCCATGCCAAG GTTCGCCATAAAGAACACAACTCTGGCACTCTCTATTCTGAAGATTCTGGATCGCAGCCATGTGCAAAAGTTGCAGCTCAAATCTTTGGACACTGTACTGTTTGGAGCACCCCTGA TGAATAGACATAACCACTTGAAGGACTTCATGCTGGTGGTGTCAATAGTTATAGGCATGGGTGGCTGCTGGTTTGCCTACATCCAGAACCGCTACTCTAAGGACCACatgaagaagatgatgaaaGATCTGGAGGGCCTGCAGAGAGCTGAACAGAGTCTGCATGACCTACAACAGAA GCTGCAGATCGCCCAGGAGGAGCACCGTACAGTAGAAGTGGAGAAGGTGAATCTGGAGCAGAAGCTGAGGGATGAGATCAACGCAGCCAAGCAGGAGGCCCAACGACTGAGAGAGCTGCGTGAGGGCACAGAGAATGAACTGAGTCGCCAAAAGTACGCTGAAGAAGAGCTAGAACAG GTGCGCATGGCGTTGAAGAAAGCAGAGAAGGAGTTGGAGTCACGTAGTAGCTGGTCACCACcaaactctctccagaagtGGCTGCAGCTCACCCACGAGGTGGAAGTGCAGTACTACAACATCAAAAAGCAAAATGCGGAACGGCAGCTCCTGGTGGCCAAAGAAGGG GCagagaagataaagaaaaaaaggaacacTCTCTTCGGGACTTTCCATGTGGCTCACAGCTCCTCCCTGGATGATGTGGACCACAAAATACTGGCAGCAAA GCAAGCCCTGGGTGAGGTGACTGCTGCTCTGCGGGAGAGGCTTCATCGCTGGCAGCAGATAGAGATCCTCACAGGTTTTAACATCGTCAACAACCCAGGCCTtccttctctggcctcagcccTCAACCTTGATCCCAGCTTGACGGGCGGCAGAGCTACACCTCAGCATTTCATCATGTCTGATGACATGGACGACTTGGACGAGGATATCGTGCCTGGAACTCTGCAAT ATGGCACCCGACTGTTGGAACGGCGAGCCAGTGACCTGTGGTCTGTTGGTTCAGACTGTCAGCCCATGTGGAAATATCCTG CTCCCAGTATGATGTCCCTGCGCCAACGGCACATTGACCCCCAGCTGGCCATGGGCTCCCAGAG ggACCTAAATcgctctgactctgactcctcCCTGTCCCTCTCCCAAGCTGGTGATCGGCTATCTGCCTACAGCTCCAAAGGCCACCTAATCAAGCCCACCGCACTCATTCACGGTCTGTCCAGCCGTCCAGATGACACCGTCTCACTGCATGCTCACACCCCCAACGGAGGGAACCGCATTCATGAGGTCAGTACAGCAGAGCCTGTCCTTGACAGCCCCATACTCATGAAGGAGGTGTACGGCATGGAGCAGTCGCCCAGCCTGGGAGAGATCAACAGTCTGTCAGAGTCGTCCCGCTCCCTCAGCCCCAACTCCACTGAACCTGAAACGCCGTCACCTACAGGAGGGCAACCAGGGGCCACGGGGGCAAAGGGCAGCACCCGCATCCCACAGCTGTCCTCCAAGAAAAGCCCGCTGGAGGAGGACAGTGGCTCTACAGGAGAAGACACAGATTCCACTGCCAGCCGCAAGAAACACACCTTCAAGATCTTCAAGAAACAGAGGAAATAA
- the stim1a gene encoding stromal interaction molecule 1a isoform X7, whose amino-acid sequence MTASPAMDFNILVTLWIFCLCLVGESWTEKPSSPTPDSQIVENGVSDFCRIDEPLCKDENAILSYEAIRSIHKQMDDDANGNVDVAETDGFLREDLNYHDPKAKHNSFHGDDQFISVEDLWNAWKGSEVYNWTVDQVVEWLITYVELPQYVDAFRKMSFNGSAMPRFAIKNTTLALSILKILDRSHVQKLQLKSLDTVLFGAPLMNRHNHLKDFMLVVSIVIGMGGCWFAYIQNRYSKDHMKKMMKDLEGLQRAEQSLHDLQQKLQIAQEEHRTVEVEKVNLEQKLRDEINAAKQEAQRLRELREGTENELSRQKYAEEELEQVRMALKKAEKELESRSSWSPPNSLQKWLQLTHEVEVQYYNIKKQNAERQLLVAKEGAEKIKKKRNTLFGTFHVAHSSSLDDVDHKILAAKQALGEVTAALRERLHRWQQIEILTGFNIVNNPGLPSLASALNLDPSLTGGRATPQHFIMSDDMDDLDEDIVPGTLQSPSMMSLRQRHIDPQLAMGSQRDLNRSDSDSSLSLSQAGDRLSAYSSKGHLIKPTALIHGLSSRPDDTVSLHAHTPNGGNRIHEVSTAEPVLDSPILMKEVYGMEQSPSLGEINSLSESSRSLSPNSTEPETPSPTGGQPGATGAKGSTRIPQLSSKKSPLEEDSGSTGEDTDSTASRKKHTFKIFKKQRK is encoded by the exons ATGACAG CATCACCAGCCATGGATTTCAACATATTGGTGACCTTGTGGATATTTTGCTTGTGTCTCGTTGGAGAAAGTTGGACTGAAAAACCAAGTTCACCTACACCGGACAGTCAAATTGTTGAAAATGGGGTGTCAG ATTTTTGTCGCATCGATGAGCCACTATGCAAGGATGAGAACGCCATTCTCAGCTATGAGGCTATCCGTAGTATCCACAAGCAGATGGATGATGACGCAAATGGCAATGTAGACGTGGCAGAGACAGACGGC TTCCTCAGAGAAGATCTAAATTACCATGACCCCAAAGCCAAGCATAACAGCTTCCATGGGGATGACCAGTTCATCAGTGTGGAGGACTTATGGAATGCATGGAAGGGCTCTGAAG TGTATAATTGGACAGTGGATCAGGTGGTGGAATGGCTCATCACCTATGTGGAACTGCCACAATATGTGGATGCATTTCGCAAGATGAGTTTTAATGGAAGTGCCATGCCAAG GTTCGCCATAAAGAACACAACTCTGGCACTCTCTATTCTGAAGATTCTGGATCGCAGCCATGTGCAAAAGTTGCAGCTCAAATCTTTGGACACTGTACTGTTTGGAGCACCCCTGA TGAATAGACATAACCACTTGAAGGACTTCATGCTGGTGGTGTCAATAGTTATAGGCATGGGTGGCTGCTGGTTTGCCTACATCCAGAACCGCTACTCTAAGGACCACatgaagaagatgatgaaaGATCTGGAGGGCCTGCAGAGAGCTGAACAGAGTCTGCATGACCTACAACAGAA GCTGCAGATCGCCCAGGAGGAGCACCGTACAGTAGAAGTGGAGAAGGTGAATCTGGAGCAGAAGCTGAGGGATGAGATCAACGCAGCCAAGCAGGAGGCCCAACGACTGAGAGAGCTGCGTGAGGGCACAGAGAATGAACTGAGTCGCCAAAAGTACGCTGAAGAAGAGCTAGAACAG GTGCGCATGGCGTTGAAGAAAGCAGAGAAGGAGTTGGAGTCACGTAGTAGCTGGTCACCACcaaactctctccagaagtGGCTGCAGCTCACCCACGAGGTGGAAGTGCAGTACTACAACATCAAAAAGCAAAATGCGGAACGGCAGCTCCTGGTGGCCAAAGAAGGG GCagagaagataaagaaaaaaaggaacacTCTCTTCGGGACTTTCCATGTGGCTCACAGCTCCTCCCTGGATGATGTGGACCACAAAATACTGGCAGCAAA GCAAGCCCTGGGTGAGGTGACTGCTGCTCTGCGGGAGAGGCTTCATCGCTGGCAGCAGATAGAGATCCTCACAGGTTTTAACATCGTCAACAACCCAGGCCTtccttctctggcctcagcccTCAACCTTGATCCCAGCTTGACGGGCGGCAGAGCTACACCTCAGCATTTCATCATGTCTGATGACATGGACGACTTGGACGAGGATATCGTGCCTGGAACTCTGCAAT CTCCCAGTATGATGTCCCTGCGCCAACGGCACATTGACCCCCAGCTGGCCATGGGCTCCCAGAG ggACCTAAATcgctctgactctgactcctcCCTGTCCCTCTCCCAAGCTGGTGATCGGCTATCTGCCTACAGCTCCAAAGGCCACCTAATCAAGCCCACCGCACTCATTCACGGTCTGTCCAGCCGTCCAGATGACACCGTCTCACTGCATGCTCACACCCCCAACGGAGGGAACCGCATTCATGAGGTCAGTACAGCAGAGCCTGTCCTTGACAGCCCCATACTCATGAAGGAGGTGTACGGCATGGAGCAGTCGCCCAGCCTGGGAGAGATCAACAGTCTGTCAGAGTCGTCCCGCTCCCTCAGCCCCAACTCCACTGAACCTGAAACGCCGTCACCTACAGGAGGGCAACCAGGGGCCACGGGGGCAAAGGGCAGCACCCGCATCCCACAGCTGTCCTCCAAGAAAAGCCCGCTGGAGGAGGACAGTGGCTCTACAGGAGAAGACACAGATTCCACTGCCAGCCGCAAGAAACACACCTTCAAGATCTTCAAGAAACAGAGGAAATAA
- the stim1a gene encoding stromal interaction molecule 1a isoform X10, translating to MTASPAMDFNILVTLWIFCLCLVGESWTEKPSSPTPDSQIVENGVSDFCRIDEPLCKDENAILSYEAIRSIHKQMDDDANGNVDVAETDGFLREDLNYHDPKAKHNSFHGDDQFISVEDLWNAWKGSEVYNWTVDQVVEWLITYVELPQYVDAFRKMSFNGSAMPRFAIKNTTLALSILKILDRSHVQKLQLKSLDTVLFGAPLMNRHNHLKDFMLVVSIVIGMGGCWFAYIQNRYSKDHMKKMMKDLEGLQRAEQSLHDLQQKLQIAQEEHRTVEVEKVNLEQKLRDEINAAKQEAQRLRELREGTENELSRQKYAEEELEQVRMALKKAEKELESRSSWSPPNSLQKWLQLTHEVEVQYYNIKKQNAERQLLVAKEGAEKIKKKRNTLFGTFHVAHSSSLDDVDHKILAAKQALGEVTAALRERLHRWQQIEILTGFNIVNNPGLPSLASALNLDPSLTGGRATPQHFIMSDDMDDLDEDIVPGTLQSPSMMSLRQRHIDPQLAMGSQSW from the exons ATGACAG CATCACCAGCCATGGATTTCAACATATTGGTGACCTTGTGGATATTTTGCTTGTGTCTCGTTGGAGAAAGTTGGACTGAAAAACCAAGTTCACCTACACCGGACAGTCAAATTGTTGAAAATGGGGTGTCAG ATTTTTGTCGCATCGATGAGCCACTATGCAAGGATGAGAACGCCATTCTCAGCTATGAGGCTATCCGTAGTATCCACAAGCAGATGGATGATGACGCAAATGGCAATGTAGACGTGGCAGAGACAGACGGC TTCCTCAGAGAAGATCTAAATTACCATGACCCCAAAGCCAAGCATAACAGCTTCCATGGGGATGACCAGTTCATCAGTGTGGAGGACTTATGGAATGCATGGAAGGGCTCTGAAG TGTATAATTGGACAGTGGATCAGGTGGTGGAATGGCTCATCACCTATGTGGAACTGCCACAATATGTGGATGCATTTCGCAAGATGAGTTTTAATGGAAGTGCCATGCCAAG GTTCGCCATAAAGAACACAACTCTGGCACTCTCTATTCTGAAGATTCTGGATCGCAGCCATGTGCAAAAGTTGCAGCTCAAATCTTTGGACACTGTACTGTTTGGAGCACCCCTGA TGAATAGACATAACCACTTGAAGGACTTCATGCTGGTGGTGTCAATAGTTATAGGCATGGGTGGCTGCTGGTTTGCCTACATCCAGAACCGCTACTCTAAGGACCACatgaagaagatgatgaaaGATCTGGAGGGCCTGCAGAGAGCTGAACAGAGTCTGCATGACCTACAACAGAA GCTGCAGATCGCCCAGGAGGAGCACCGTACAGTAGAAGTGGAGAAGGTGAATCTGGAGCAGAAGCTGAGGGATGAGATCAACGCAGCCAAGCAGGAGGCCCAACGACTGAGAGAGCTGCGTGAGGGCACAGAGAATGAACTGAGTCGCCAAAAGTACGCTGAAGAAGAGCTAGAACAG GTGCGCATGGCGTTGAAGAAAGCAGAGAAGGAGTTGGAGTCACGTAGTAGCTGGTCACCACcaaactctctccagaagtGGCTGCAGCTCACCCACGAGGTGGAAGTGCAGTACTACAACATCAAAAAGCAAAATGCGGAACGGCAGCTCCTGGTGGCCAAAGAAGGG GCagagaagataaagaaaaaaaggaacacTCTCTTCGGGACTTTCCATGTGGCTCACAGCTCCTCCCTGGATGATGTGGACCACAAAATACTGGCAGCAAA GCAAGCCCTGGGTGAGGTGACTGCTGCTCTGCGGGAGAGGCTTCATCGCTGGCAGCAGATAGAGATCCTCACAGGTTTTAACATCGTCAACAACCCAGGCCTtccttctctggcctcagcccTCAACCTTGATCCCAGCTTGACGGGCGGCAGAGCTACACCTCAGCATTTCATCATGTCTGATGACATGGACGACTTGGACGAGGATATCGTGCCTGGAACTCTGCAAT CTCCCAGTATGATGTCCCTGCGCCAACGGCACATTGACCCCCAGCTGGCCATGGGCTCCCAGAG CTGGTGA